The following are from one region of the Stanieria sp. NIES-3757 genome:
- the pilT1 gene encoding twitching motility protein: MDLMIEDLMERLVEMGGSDMHIQASAPVYFRISGKLTPIGDELSPQECQKLIFSMLNNNQRKDLEQNWELDCSYGVKGLARFRVNVYKERGCYAACLRALSSKIPNFDQLGLPNIVRDMTHRPRGLILVTGPTGSGKTTTLAAMLDLINRTRAEHILTVEDPIEYVFPNAKSLFHQRQKGEDTKSFANALKAALREDPDIILVGEMRDLETISLAISAAETGHLVFGTLHTSSAASTVDRMIDVFPSGQQAQIRAMLSNSLVAVFSQTLVKKKNPKPGEFGRAMVQEIMIVTPAIANLIREGKASQVYSAIQTGGKLGMQTMEQALASLVNSSTIDIEEALAKSSKPDELQRLVTGLAATAKTR, from the coding sequence ATGGATTTAATGATTGAAGATTTGATGGAACGGCTAGTGGAAATGGGTGGCTCAGATATGCACATTCAAGCTAGCGCACCAGTATATTTTCGGATTAGTGGCAAACTCACTCCCATTGGTGACGAATTAAGTCCTCAAGAATGCCAAAAACTAATCTTTAGTATGCTCAACAACAATCAACGTAAGGATTTAGAGCAGAATTGGGAATTAGATTGTTCTTATGGAGTAAAAGGATTAGCTCGTTTTCGGGTCAATGTCTATAAAGAGCGTGGTTGTTATGCTGCTTGTTTGCGAGCCTTATCTTCTAAGATTCCTAATTTCGATCAGTTGGGTTTACCAAATATAGTCAGAGATATGACCCATCGACCAAGAGGTTTAATTTTAGTAACTGGTCCAACTGGTTCAGGCAAAACTACTACTTTAGCAGCCATGTTGGATCTGATCAATCGCACCAGAGCAGAACACATTTTAACGGTAGAAGACCCAATCGAATACGTTTTTCCTAATGCTAAAAGTTTATTTCATCAACGTCAAAAGGGGGAAGATACCAAGAGTTTTGCCAACGCTCTTAAAGCTGCTTTACGGGAAGACCCAGATATTATTTTAGTCGGAGAAATGCGGGATTTAGAAACAATTTCTCTAGCTATCTCGGCAGCGGAAACAGGTCACTTAGTTTTTGGCACACTTCATACTAGTTCTGCTGCTAGTACCGTAGACAGGATGATTGACGTTTTTCCTTCAGGACAACAAGCACAAATTAGAGCCATGCTTTCTAATTCCTTAGTGGCAGTGTTTAGTCAAACTTTGGTGAAAAAGAAAAATCCTAAACCAGGAGAGTTTGGACGAGCAATGGTACAAGAAATTATGATTGTTACTCCAGCGATCGCAAATTTAATTCGAGAAGGAAAAGCGTCTCAAGTTTATTCAGCTATTCAGACAGGTGGCAAATTGGGGATGCAAACTATGGAACAGGCTCTTGCTAGTCTGGTCAACAGTAGCACGATTGATATCGAAGAAGCTTTGGCTAAAAGCAGTAAACCTGATGAATTACAGCGTTTGGTGACTGGTTTAGCAGCAACAGCTAAA
- a CDS encoding GrpE protein: MIDEQNPLENTLDNQESISTPSETSDQNDSISPNDLSSPNSSVSTATSAESSVIEEVQPETSTVENSLETENSYLTEAEEIISVLQQENANLKKLLDEQTEQNNNTKAQYARLAADFDNFRRRTSKEKENLELQTKKSIITELLPVIDNFERARTQIKPNDEGEQTIHNSYQGVYKTLVDCLKRMGVAAMRPEGEQFDPNFHEAMLREATNEHPEGTVIEQLMRGYLLEDQVLRHAMVKVAVPKEPMITSEEETAKLED; the protein is encoded by the coding sequence ATGATTGACGAGCAAAATCCTCTAGAGAATACATTAGATAATCAAGAATCTATTTCTACCCCATCTGAGACATCAGACCAGAATGACTCGATTTCCCCTAATGATCTTTCCTCGCCAAACTCTTCAGTGTCAACAGCTACCTCCGCAGAATCTAGCGTAATTGAGGAAGTTCAACCTGAAACATCAACTGTAGAAAATTCTCTAGAAACAGAAAATAGCTATCTTACCGAAGCCGAAGAAATTATTAGTGTGCTACAACAAGAAAATGCTAATCTCAAAAAATTATTAGATGAGCAAACTGAGCAAAACAACAACACGAAAGCTCAATATGCTCGACTAGCAGCAGATTTTGATAATTTTCGTCGACGAACAAGCAAAGAAAAAGAAAATCTCGAACTACAAACTAAAAAAAGTATAATTACTGAGCTATTGCCTGTTATCGATAACTTTGAACGCGCTCGAACTCAAATCAAGCCAAATGATGAGGGAGAACAAACCATTCACAACAGTTATCAAGGAGTTTATAAAACCTTGGTAGATTGTTTGAAACGTATGGGAGTTGCTGCTATGCGTCCCGAAGGAGAACAGTTCGATCCTAATTTTCATGAAGCAATGTTACGAGAGGCTACTAATGAGCATCCAGAGGGAACAGTAATAGAACAATTGATGCGAGGATATCTGCTTGAGGATCAAGTATTGCGTCATGCGATGGTTAAGGTTGCTGTTCCTAAAGAACCCATGATAACCTCGGAAGAGGAAACAGCAAAACTAGAAGATTAA
- a CDS encoding ribosome small subunit-dependent GTPase A, with the protein MINSELLGTVVAVQANFYQVRLQQPVEMSGLNFLPTDGLDLLCTRRTRLKKIGQKVMVGDRVLVEEPDWLDRRGAISEVLPRRTELQRPPVANVDQILLVFALQEPGLDSWQLSRFLVKAESTGLDLCLCLNKSDLISLEEQQQWQTRLQKWGYYPLFISVVKKQGIELLTNHLQNKITVVAGPSGVGKSSLINYLIPSIDLRVGEVSGKLQRGRHTTRHVELFELPGGGLLADSPGFNQPSLNCQLSDLINYFPEAKIRLAQKSCQFSNCLHRNEPNCAVRGDWERYEYYLKFLEEAIAYQAELQKIPDEESSLKLKVKRDGKHQYEPKLETKKYRRSSRKQKHQNLQELYQNQSLEDIYKEIED; encoded by the coding sequence ATGATAAATTCAGAACTACTGGGAACAGTAGTCGCCGTACAAGCTAATTTCTATCAAGTACGGTTACAACAACCAGTAGAGATGAGCGGTCTTAATTTCTTACCAACTGATGGTTTAGATCTCCTCTGTACTCGCAGAACTCGTCTTAAAAAAATTGGTCAAAAGGTGATGGTAGGCGATCGCGTTTTAGTTGAAGAACCTGATTGGTTAGACCGTCGAGGAGCGATCTCTGAAGTTTTACCTCGCAGAACTGAATTACAACGTCCGCCAGTTGCTAATGTAGACCAAATTTTACTAGTTTTTGCCCTACAAGAACCTGGTTTAGACTCTTGGCAATTAAGTCGTTTTTTAGTCAAAGCCGAGTCAACAGGCTTAGACTTATGTTTATGTTTAAATAAAAGCGATTTAATTTCTCTAGAAGAACAACAACAATGGCAAACCCGTTTACAAAAATGGGGTTATTATCCTTTATTTATTAGTGTAGTTAAGAAACAAGGAATAGAGCTTCTGACCAATCATTTACAGAACAAAATTACGGTAGTAGCAGGTCCTAGTGGAGTAGGCAAATCTAGTTTAATTAACTATTTAATTCCATCGATTGATTTGAGAGTAGGAGAAGTATCAGGTAAACTGCAACGAGGTCGTCATACTACTCGTCATGTCGAATTATTTGAACTTCCTGGAGGTGGTTTATTGGCCGATAGTCCAGGATTTAATCAACCCTCTTTAAATTGTCAATTAAGCGATTTAATTAACTATTTTCCTGAAGCTAAAATTAGATTAGCTCAAAAAAGTTGTCAGTTTAGTAATTGCTTGCATCGAAATGAACCCAACTGTGCAGTAAGAGGAGATTGGGAACGTTATGAATATTATCTCAAGTTTTTAGAAGAAGCGATCGCTTATCAAGCCGAACTACAAAAAATACCTGATGAAGAATCAAGTTTAAAGTTAAAAGTTAAACGAGATGGTAAACATCAATACGAACCTAAATTAGAAACCAAGAAGTACCGCCGTTCTTCCCGCAAACAAAAACATCAAAACCTTCAGGAATTATACCAAAATCAATCTTTAGAAGATATTTATAAAGAAATAGAAGATTAA
- a CDS encoding chaperone protein DnaJ produces MAGDYYQILGISRDASKEEIKRAYRRLARKYHPDVNKEPGAEERFKEINRAYEILSEPETRSRYDRFGEAGVASGAGGVGFDYGDIGGFADIFETIFSGFGGMGGGATTSRRRSGPVRGDDLRLDLKLEFREAVFGGEKQIRIPHLESCQICQGTGAKPGTGAHTCNTCNGSGQVRRATRTPFGSFAQVSVCPTCNGNGEVIEEKCESCGGAGRKQETKKLKITIPPGVDNGTRLRVSSEGDAGVRGGTPGDLYVYLFVESDREFTREGINIKSTITISYLQAILGCRLEVNTVDGKEELTIPSGTQPDTVLTLENKGVPKLGNSVSRGDHLITIKVGIPTKINVEERELLEKLAKIKGENIGKGGIEGFLGGLFHK; encoded by the coding sequence ATGGCAGGCGACTATTATCAAATTCTTGGCATATCCCGCGATGCAAGCAAAGAAGAAATAAAGCGTGCTTATCGTCGCCTCGCTCGGAAATACCATCCAGATGTTAATAAAGAACCAGGAGCAGAGGAACGATTTAAAGAAATTAATCGCGCTTATGAAATTTTATCAGAACCAGAAACTCGTTCTAGATACGATCGCTTTGGCGAAGCGGGAGTTGCTTCTGGTGCTGGAGGAGTGGGGTTTGACTATGGTGATATAGGTGGTTTTGCAGATATCTTTGAGACGATTTTTAGTGGTTTTGGTGGCATGGGTGGTGGTGCAACTACTTCCCGTCGTCGCAGTGGACCTGTACGAGGAGACGATCTCAGACTAGATTTAAAACTTGAATTTCGAGAAGCTGTCTTTGGTGGAGAAAAACAAATTCGCATTCCTCATCTAGAAAGTTGCCAAATTTGTCAAGGAACTGGTGCTAAACCTGGGACTGGAGCGCATACTTGTAATACTTGTAATGGTAGTGGTCAGGTGCGTCGTGCAACTAGAACTCCATTTGGTTCGTTTGCCCAAGTTTCTGTCTGTCCTACTTGCAACGGGAATGGTGAAGTAATTGAGGAAAAATGCGAATCTTGTGGTGGTGCTGGTCGTAAGCAAGAAACTAAAAAGCTGAAAATTACTATTCCTCCAGGTGTAGATAATGGAACAAGACTTCGAGTATCTTCAGAAGGAGATGCTGGAGTCAGAGGTGGAACTCCTGGAGATTTATATGTTTATCTTTTTGTAGAATCGGATCGAGAGTTTACCAGAGAAGGGATTAATATAAAATCTACGATTACGATTAGTTATCTACAAGCAATTTTAGGATGTCGTCTGGAAGTGAATACAGTCGATGGCAAAGAAGAATTAACTATTCCTTCAGGGACACAACCAGATACAGTTTTAACTCTGGAAAATAAAGGAGTACCTAAATTAGGTAATTCTGTAAGTCGAGGCGATCATTTAATTACGATTAAAGTAGGCATTCCTACTAAAATTAATGTAGAAGAAAGAGAATTACTCGAAAAACTCGCTAAAATCAAAGGAGAAAATATCGGCAAAGGTGGTATAGAAGGGTTTTTAGGAGGATTGTTTCACAAATGA
- a CDS encoding hypothetical protein (conserved hypothetical lipoprotein), with protein sequence MNQKNNWVALLIVGVLLNCCAVILLSSLPKTTDASEARPQEQTLPITAKTNIKGQIIELEVAQTPQQQATGLMFRDSLPDNRGMLFSFDTPQITSFWMKNVNISLDIIFLYQSKVKAIAGNVPPCKTNPCPVYGPKTIIDQVVELRGGRAKELGLKVDDLVTIEFLEQSPKQ encoded by the coding sequence ATGAACCAGAAAAATAATTGGGTAGCTCTTTTAATAGTTGGCGTTTTATTAAATTGTTGTGCTGTTATTCTCTTGAGCAGCTTACCCAAAACAACCGATGCTTCTGAAGCTCGACCACAAGAACAAACTCTACCTATTACAGCTAAAACTAACATCAAAGGACAAATTATTGAATTAGAAGTAGCTCAAACTCCCCAACAACAAGCTACAGGATTGATGTTTCGTGATTCTTTACCAGATAATCGGGGAATGCTTTTTTCCTTTGATACGCCACAAATTACAAGCTTTTGGATGAAAAATGTCAACATTTCTTTGGATATAATTTTTTTATATCAGAGCAAAGTTAAAGCGATCGCTGGGAATGTTCCTCCTTGTAAAACTAATCCTTGTCCTGTTTATGGTCCAAAGACTATCATCGATCAAGTTGTTGAATTACGAGGTGGTCGAGCTAAAGAATTAGGCTTGAAAGTAGACGATTTAGTAACTATCGAATTTTTAGAGCAATCTCCCAAACAGTAA
- a CDS encoding ATP-NAD/AcoX kinase: MGKPKAGIVYNDIKPIACKVASDLEKTLIAKGWEVCIASGIGGILEYSTPGSPVCHTRIEQLIPTNFDQDVAFAIVLGGDGTVLSAFRQLAPSGIPILSVNTGHMGFLTETYLNHLPQALEKLLTQDYRVEERSMLAVRVFRHEALLWEALCLNEMVLHREPLTSMCHFEIQIGRHAPVDIAADGIIISTPTGSTAYSLSAGGPVVTPEVPVLQLAPICPHSLASRALVFSDREVVNVFPATPNRMVMVVDGNGGCYILPDDRICIEKSVYSARFIRLQSPEFFRILREKLGWGLPHIAKPTSVELP, translated from the coding sequence GTGGGAAAGCCAAAAGCAGGCATCGTCTACAACGATATCAAACCCATAGCTTGTAAAGTTGCTTCAGATTTGGAAAAAACGCTGATTGCCAAAGGTTGGGAGGTTTGTATAGCTTCAGGTATCGGTGGAATTCTTGAATATTCTACTCCAGGCAGTCCTGTGTGTCATACGAGGATTGAACAGTTAATACCAACGAATTTTGACCAAGATGTTGCTTTTGCTATAGTTTTAGGAGGAGATGGCACGGTTCTCTCAGCTTTTCGGCAACTTGCTCCATCGGGAATTCCTATACTTTCTGTCAATACAGGTCACATGGGTTTTTTGACTGAGACTTATCTCAATCACCTACCTCAAGCCTTGGAAAAACTCTTGACACAAGATTACCGAGTTGAAGAACGTTCCATGCTAGCTGTAAGAGTATTTCGCCATGAAGCTTTATTATGGGAAGCTCTCTGTTTAAATGAAATGGTGCTTCATCGTGAACCTTTGACCAGTATGTGTCATTTTGAGATTCAAATAGGTCGGCACGCACCTGTAGATATTGCAGCAGATGGGATTATTATTTCTACTCCTACAGGTTCTACTGCTTATTCTCTCAGTGCTGGTGGTCCTGTAGTAACCCCAGAAGTTCCTGTGTTGCAATTAGCTCCTATTTGTCCTCATTCTTTAGCATCAAGAGCGTTAGTTTTTTCAGATAGAGAAGTAGTGAATGTTTTTCCTGCTACTCCTAATCGAATGGTAATGGTAGTTGATGGCAATGGTGGTTGTTATATTTTGCCAGATGATCGCATTTGTATTGAAAAATCAGTATATTCGGCTCGATTTATTCGTTTACAATCACCAGAATTTTTCCGCATCCTTAGAGAAAAATTAGGTTGGGGATTACCTCACATTGCTAAACCTACTTCTGTGGAACTTCCTTAA
- a CDS encoding two component transcriptional regulator produces the protein MVTSNITASNSCILILADDALAQQINADLQAAGYYCEIDLNPTQLLSKFEELAPAMVVIDQTWADNSGLLSCRQIRNLGSRIPILVLIEEEIVEERVACLEAGADDYILKPYNRESLLDLISLYLKTEVNVQEQLRFADLVLDLTTRRLLKGDRTIDLTMKEFELLKYLMSNPRKVLTREEIIENVWGYDYRGESNVIEVYIRYLRLKIETEGQKRLIQTVRGVGYVLREP, from the coding sequence ATGGTTACCAGCAACATCACAGCTTCTAACTCCTGCATTTTAATTCTTGCTGATGATGCTCTTGCTCAACAAATTAATGCCGATTTGCAGGCAGCAGGTTACTATTGCGAAATAGACTTAAATCCCACCCAATTGTTGTCTAAATTTGAAGAATTAGCTCCTGCTATGGTTGTGATTGACCAAACTTGGGCAGATAATTCTGGCTTACTTAGTTGCCGTCAAATCAGAAATTTGGGTAGTCGAATTCCAATCTTGGTCTTGATTGAAGAAGAAATTGTTGAAGAAAGAGTTGCTTGTTTAGAAGCTGGTGCAGACGACTATATTTTAAAACCATATAATCGAGAGAGTTTACTAGATTTAATTTCTCTGTATTTAAAAACAGAGGTTAATGTACAAGAACAGCTACGTTTTGCAGACTTAGTTTTAGACTTAACCACACGCCGACTTCTCAAAGGAGACCGCACTATCGATCTGACGATGAAAGAGTTTGAGTTACTTAAGTATTTGATGTCTAATCCTCGTAAAGTGCTTACTAGAGAGGAAATTATTGAAAATGTTTGGGGTTACGATTATCGAGGTGAATCAAATGTCATTGAGGTTTACATTCGTTATTTACGACTCAAAATTGAAACCGAAGGACAAAAACGTTTGATTCAAACTGTTAGAGGTGTAGGTTATGTCTTGAGAGAGCCATAA
- a CDS encoding chaperone protein DnaK yields the protein MAKVIGIDLGTTNSCVAVLEGGKPIVVTNSEGGRTTPSMVAFAKGNTRLVGQLAKRQSVTNATNTVNSIKRFIGRRWDDTEAERSRVAYKCVKGRDNTVDVELQGRQYTPQELSAMILQKLKADAESFLGEKVTQVVITVPAYFTDAQRQATKDAGTIAGLEVLRIINEPTAAALAYGLEKQSQEHNILVFDLGGGTFDVSILQLGNGVFEVKATHGNNHLGGDDFDNVIVRWMIKAFYSQEKIDLRTDKMALQRLREAAEKAKIELSSTLTTSINLPFITANESGPKHLEMELSRAQFEELARSLIDKTIEPVQQALKDSELSPDEVDRVILVGGSTRIPAVQKAIQTIFKQVQIDRSINPDEAVALGAAIQGGVLGGEIEDVLLLDVTPLSLGIETLGEVFTKIIDRNTTVPTSKSQIFSTATDGQTSVEIHVLQGERALAKDNISLGKFLLTGIPVAPRGLPQIEVSFEIDVNGILNVSAEDKGTKRQQSITITNTGGLGPDEVERMRRDAEKYAEQDLRRIELIELKNQADNLFYNYELTLKERGNVIRSELKAKIQQQKGQLAIAFKSSTSSIDEVKNLLELFQQTLLEVGTDVYQQSNVNQGQQYHEELPREPQIASAETQIDVLEEEHNKALVVSADQNAKLANLEEIEYGIESSIEDFESVD from the coding sequence ATGGCAAAAGTTATCGGTATTGACCTAGGAACTACCAACAGTTGCGTTGCTGTTCTTGAGGGAGGCAAACCAATAGTAGTAACTAATTCAGAAGGTGGTCGTACTACTCCCAGTATGGTTGCCTTTGCCAAAGGAAATACTCGTTTAGTTGGTCAATTAGCTAAACGACAATCGGTTACAAATGCTACTAATACTGTTAATAGTATTAAGAGATTTATTGGTAGACGCTGGGATGACACAGAAGCAGAGCGTTCTCGAGTTGCCTATAAATGTGTTAAAGGTCGTGATAATACAGTTGACGTAGAACTGCAAGGTCGTCAATACACACCCCAAGAGTTATCAGCAATGATTTTACAAAAGCTTAAAGCTGATGCAGAAAGCTTTTTGGGCGAAAAAGTCACTCAAGTAGTGATTACTGTACCTGCCTATTTTACAGATGCTCAACGACAAGCAACTAAAGACGCAGGCACTATTGCTGGCTTAGAAGTATTGAGAATCATTAACGAGCCTACTGCTGCTGCTTTAGCTTATGGATTGGAAAAACAAAGCCAAGAACACAATATTTTGGTATTTGACCTTGGTGGTGGAACCTTTGATGTTTCTATTTTGCAATTAGGCAATGGTGTTTTTGAAGTAAAAGCAACTCATGGCAATAACCATTTAGGCGGTGATGATTTTGATAATGTCATTGTGCGTTGGATGATCAAAGCTTTTTATTCTCAAGAAAAAATTGACCTAAGAACAGATAAAATGGCTTTGCAGCGTCTACGCGAAGCAGCAGAAAAAGCTAAAATTGAACTTTCTTCAACTCTAACCACTTCGATTAATCTTCCTTTTATTACAGCTAACGAAAGTGGGCCGAAACACTTAGAAATGGAGTTAAGTCGCGCTCAATTTGAAGAACTAGCTCGTTCATTAATTGATAAAACGATCGAACCAGTTCAACAAGCACTCAAAGATTCAGAGTTATCTCCAGATGAAGTTGACCGAGTTATTTTAGTAGGCGGTTCAACTAGAATTCCCGCGGTTCAAAAAGCAATTCAAACTATTTTTAAACAAGTTCAAATAGATCGTTCAATCAATCCTGATGAAGCCGTTGCTTTAGGAGCAGCCATTCAAGGTGGAGTTTTAGGAGGAGAAATTGAAGACGTTTTGCTATTAGATGTTACTCCTTTATCATTAGGAATTGAAACTTTAGGAGAAGTTTTTACTAAAATTATCGATAGAAATACAACTGTACCAACCAGTAAATCACAAATTTTTTCCACTGCTACAGACGGACAAACTTCAGTAGAAATCCATGTTTTACAGGGAGAAAGAGCTTTAGCAAAAGACAATATCAGTTTGGGAAAATTTTTATTAACAGGTATTCCTGTAGCTCCCCGAGGCTTACCCCAAATCGAAGTCAGTTTTGAAATTGATGTCAATGGAATTTTGAATGTTTCTGCTGAAGATAAAGGTACCAAACGACAACAAAGTATTACAATTACCAATACAGGTGGATTGGGTCCAGATGAAGTAGAACGCATGCGTCGGGACGCAGAAAAGTACGCCGAGCAAGATCTGCGTCGCATAGAGTTGATTGAGTTAAAAAATCAAGCGGACAACTTATTTTATAACTACGAATTAACTCTTAAAGAAAGAGGCAATGTAATTCGTTCCGAATTAAAAGCCAAAATTCAGCAACAGAAAGGGCAATTAGCAATAGCATTTAAAAGTTCAACCTCTAGTATTGACGAGGTGAAGAATTTGTTGGAATTGTTCCAACAAACTCTTCTAGAAGTTGGTACCGATGTTTATCAACAAAGCAATGTTAATCAAGGTCAACAATATCATGAAGAATTACCTAGAGAACCTCAAATAGCTAGTGCAGAAACTCAAATTGATGTCTTAGAAGAAGAACACAATAAAGCTTTAGTAGTAAGTGCCGATCAAAATGCCAAACTTGCTAATCTTGAGGAAATAGAATATGGAATCGAATCTAGTATAGAAGATTTTGAATCAGTCGATTAA
- a CDS encoding type II secretion system protein E codes for MTYSSSSKRTRAIALRNYFSPFGNKLIQVGFVNGDQMQQALSQSRTSGQSLIDVLESLTGQQLPPDLVRQYKKHHLFELKILYGVESLDPEINQINNNQMGHLIDTLIPIDICRRYQLIPLQKEDKQPPVLLVAMVDPENLEAQDDLNRILRPKGIELQRMVITSADYQRLIDQYLDEQVKKEETKKSEAKVDVSINLENLDFNLEETADEVEDDLGAANDAQGAPIISLVNKILARALQDGISDIHVEPQEEFLRVRYRKDGVLQQPFDPLPKKITPAVVARFKIMADLDIAEKRLPQDGKIRRMFQGRKVDFRVSSLPSRYGEKICLRILDNSATQLGLDKLISDESTLAIVRELASRPFGLILVTGPTGSGKSTTLYSILAERNNPGVNISTAEDPIEYSLDGITQVQVIREKGMDFASILRAFLRQDPDVILVGETRDPETAKTAIEAALTGHLVITTLHTNDAAGAIARLDEMGIEPFMISGGLLGVVAQRLMRRVCGECKIAYNPIREELARFGLSASNEEEITFYKAKTLNPEQINEARANGTLCPKCSGIGYKGRVGVYEVMRNSEKLENLINTGATTDRIKEVAVEDGMVTLLAYSLNLVRQGHTTLEEVERVTFTDSGLEAELKAKRKSGLICRTCNAELKPEWLDCPYCTTSRFSD; via the coding sequence ATGACTTATTCTTCATCTTCAAAACGAACTAGAGCGATCGCATTACGCAATTATTTTTCTCCTTTTGGTAATAAGTTAATTCAAGTCGGCTTTGTGAATGGAGATCAGATGCAGCAGGCTTTATCACAAAGTCGCACGTCTGGACAATCGCTAATTGATGTGCTGGAATCGCTTACTGGTCAACAATTACCTCCTGATCTAGTACGTCAATATAAAAAACACCATTTATTTGAACTAAAAATTTTATATGGGGTTGAATCTCTAGACCCGGAAATCAACCAAATCAATAATAATCAGATGGGTCATTTAATTGATACTCTGATTCCGATTGATATTTGTCGTCGCTACCAATTAATCCCTTTACAAAAGGAGGACAAACAACCTCCTGTTTTGTTGGTTGCAATGGTCGATCCTGAAAACCTAGAAGCTCAAGATGATCTTAATCGGATTTTACGGCCTAAAGGAATTGAGCTGCAACGGATGGTCATTACCTCGGCAGATTATCAAAGACTGATCGATCAATATTTAGATGAGCAAGTTAAAAAAGAAGAAACTAAAAAATCTGAAGCTAAAGTTGATGTTTCAATCAATTTAGAAAATTTAGATTTTAATTTAGAAGAAACAGCCGATGAAGTAGAAGATGATTTAGGGGCTGCTAATGATGCTCAAGGCGCGCCAATCATTAGTTTGGTTAATAAAATTCTTGCTAGAGCTTTACAGGATGGGATTTCTGATATTCATGTCGAACCTCAAGAAGAATTTTTACGGGTTCGCTATCGCAAAGATGGAGTATTACAGCAGCCATTCGATCCGCTTCCCAAAAAAATTACGCCCGCAGTAGTTGCCCGTTTCAAAATCATGGCAGATTTGGATATTGCGGAAAAGCGTTTGCCTCAAGATGGTAAGATTCGGCGAATGTTTCAGGGACGGAAAGTAGATTTTCGGGTTAGTAGCTTACCTAGTCGCTATGGAGAAAAAATCTGTTTACGAATTCTCGATAACTCTGCCACCCAGTTAGGTCTAGATAAATTAATTAGTGATGAGTCTACTTTAGCAATAGTTAGGGAATTAGCTTCTCGTCCTTTTGGTTTAATATTAGTAACTGGTCCTACTGGCTCGGGTAAATCTACTACACTTTATTCAATTCTGGCAGAACGAAATAATCCTGGCGTTAATATTAGTACAGCAGAAGACCCGATTGAATATTCTCTGGATGGGATTACTCAGGTACAGGTAATCCGTGAGAAAGGGATGGATTTTGCTTCGATCTTACGAGCTTTCCTTCGGCAAGACCCTGATGTCATTCTGGTGGGCGAGACTAGAGACCCAGAAACAGCCAAAACAGCAATTGAAGCAGCCTTAACTGGTCACTTAGTTATTACAACTCTTCACACTAATGACGCAGCAGGTGCGATCGCTCGTTTGGATGAAATGGGTATTGAACCTTTTATGATTTCTGGTGGTTTGTTGGGAGTGGTAGCTCAAAGGTTAATGCGTCGAGTTTGTGGGGAATGTAAAATTGCTTACAATCCTATTCGTGAAGAATTAGCTAGGTTCGGTTTGTCTGCTAGCAATGAAGAAGAAATAACATTTTATAAAGCTAAAACTTTAAACCCAGAACAAATCAACGAAGCAAGAGCTAATGGCACTCTTTGTCCTAAGTGTAGTGGCATTGGCTACAAAGGGAGGGTTGGTGTTTACGAAGTAATGCGCAATTCTGAGAAATTAGAGAATTTAATTAACACGGGAGCAACAACCGACCGCATCAAGGAAGTTGCTGTTGAAGATGGCATGGTTACCCTACTGGCTTACAGTTTGAATTTGGTTCGTCAAGGTCATACAACTTTAGAAGAAGTCGAACGGGTAACCTTCACGGATTCGGGGTTGGAAGCAGAATTAAAAGCCAAACGTAAGAGCGGTTTGATTTGTCGTACTTGTAATGCAGAGTTAAAACCAGAGTGGCTAGATTGTCCCTACTGTACAACATCTAGATTTAGCGATTAA